The genomic interval TACAGGACTTGGTTTTTATCCATGTCCTcttgttgatttaaatattcTTAACGattatcacaaaaacaaataattatatgTTGTCAAAAAACTTAACTTATGGCTGTATACGTACTCTAAACCCCATACCTACATGAGAACAACAGTGGTGCTTTACTACCTGTACAGTAGTAAAGCACCATCCCTGTGCAAgggatgagagaaaaaaactgtttagaGAACTAAAATCAACtgcagatttcattttaaatctggaGTTTTTGACTACGTAGAGCTTAGCTTACAAGAAGATTGACTTGATGCCTGAAGACTACCCAACAAGAAGGGAACGCAGGGGTTCGGGGTGATGACACTGTATGTTGCGGTTCTGTTTCTGAAACAGAGGGTGGCGGTGATGGCGCCCAAAGCTTGATGGCAGCCATGGTTTTAAACTAAAGAAGAAGTCTGGACGAGCGCAGAAGCGCCATTTCGCTTTCCATTCATTTGTAAGAAGGCCTTCATCGCAATATATCGGTGAGTAGGACGTTTATACCTTATAACGTGAGGTAAACATGTTCGGCCAGAGAGTGGAGATGTACTGCTGTTATTGTAGCGCTGATACAGATGGTTGAGGGGAACCGAGCTGAAATACAACGGACCAACCAGTAAGTTAGTTAGCTATTAGCTCACTGATGTCACATGTTCTTGGTAACATAACTCATTAAATTATACttcaatgaaatattttttgtacttaaACTACTTGTGcattatttgtaattatttgagGAGTTGCATTGTTGCATTCGAATTGCTATTACTATAGTAGTAATGGTCTAAACGTTTAAGAAATGGTGTAACACATTGGCGTTAGCAATTAGCTTTGTGACGTGAGGTTGAGCTCATGTTTACATCTTCACAATGTTTAATATATTGTGTATTTTGTCTTAACAATTCATTACAAAAcgaatttatttcacttttgatAAATCTGGGAGAGAGGTGCctggttttcagttttacagtaATATAATCGGGAGAATCCTtcgtaaaatatttaaattttaaggaCAAGGTGGGGAGTTCTAAATTTATGGCAGCTCTTAAAAATAAGTTTCAACGTGTTCATCTTTGAAATTGAGACCCAATTATAACACCTGAAAGTAGATCAGGATCAGCATcttgtaattaaaatgttctttcacCAAATTTCTTGCTACTTCCGGTACTGCCTTCAGGGTCAAGGAAAATAGACTTAAggcatatttctttattgaatttGGAGCCGAATGCTTCATAAATTAGCAAATCTCCTTGTCTGCCCACCCAGTGGaccagataattttttttaatccaatcaCAGTAACAGGGCTTCTGTGTTTGTAATTAAGATGTATGAAACCTGCTGCAACCAAGAGTTAAGCAGAGATTTAACCTTCTTCGATACTTTCTCTGGTTTTGAGACCTTTGAAAATAATCTCCCCTAAATACTTGAGGCTGTACAGGAATACCACCAATTTAAGGGTGGTCATGGAagtactttatattttggtgaaaatggTGGCGCCTCTGGCCTTCTGTTGGAGTTCTTTAATCTTTATCTCTGTGCACCACCACCCAGGTTTGTTTACCAGTTTCAGGATCTGACCAAAACCCCTCAGTGTAAATTACCTTGACAAGTAATGAGAGTTGGTTATATATGAAAACAGGCTTTTAAAGCCAAACATTATCAAATGTTACAAGCCACCCATATACAAATGGAACATGTACAGAGTTACATTCACTGTCCAGTGCTGGGCCACACTTAGCTCACCTTAGGGATGTGACCAAGTGAGGCAAAGATTGAAGCAGGAGTTaagctttttattcttcactGCAATCTGTACCTTCCTCAAAGGGTAGTCTAATCAGTTTCTGGCTTGTTTTGTATGGATGACTGCAGTCACACATAACTATGGTTATGTAGGCTGCAGCGTCTGCGTGTAAGCAGGTaaaagagatggaggaaaacacaaaatccacaCCATTTCAGAGTTTCTACTTTCACCTTACAGACATTTAGTTCAGCAGCATTTAACATTAGAGCCTGAGCAAGGCTGTCGATCATTGAGCTGTTTTTCTTAATCTGATAGTTAATATCCTCCAACTTTTTCTCTTGTATGTCAAATCTGGAACCAAGCAAATGTATTGTCGCCAATATTAGCTTGAGAGACAGTTCATCACTTGGTCTATCCCATTTCTTCTGTGGGAGCCCTTATCTGGTTGCTTCCTGAGTCTAGCTTCTTTTCTACGGAGTTTGGCAGTTCCATACTTTCCAATgtcaagtgattttttttagcagatcTTTGGACTTCTTATCTTTGTTAGAACAGAAGTGTTGTTCTTCAAACATTTGCTCTCCTTTTCTTCATCACTTTtagaattaattaaaatatcagAGTATAACCCTGAATATTAGTGTGAGAAGTAAAAGCTTCACTTTTCAAGGACAGTAAGAATGTCTGCTCGGTCCACCATCTTGTCAAACCTGTCAGAAAGTTTGTTTCTCAATTATGCACATAATGCAATTTACCTCTAAAGCTGGAACTAAGCAGGGAGACTGACTTGTGATCTATAGCCAGGCAAATCTGTTAATTATTCTGTTCTATATTCATATTGTAATTTGTTACAATGTGAAATATGACTGGATGATCTCTGATGTTCAGTGATTTCCACCTTATTTCGGAACTTGAGTGAATAAGAAATATCAGCTTTTAAGTATGCTTAATGTTGAAATCTTTGTTCAGCATGAGATGACATATTGTTATTTCTCTTCTAGGAAATTCAACCGTCATCATGGTGAAAATCTTCATTGGCAACCTTGCATCGGAAACTACTGCCCAGGAGCTGCGAGAACTCTTTGAAAAGTATGGCAAAATCTCGGAATGTGATATTGTGAAAAACTTTGGCTTTGTTCACATGGACAACCTGTCAGAGGCAGAGGAGGCCATCAAAAACCTCCACCAGACTGACCTGAACGGCTGGCGCATGAATGTGGAGATGAGCAAAGGCAGACCCAAATTCAGCACTAAACTTCATGTCGGCAACCTCAGTGAAGAGGTCACAAGTGAAATTCTCCGGGCCAAGTTTGAGGAGTTTGGCAAGGTGGTCGAGTGTGACATTGTCAGAAACTATGCCTTTGTTCACATGGAGAAACTGGCGGATGCCATGGAGGCCATCGATAAGATGGATAACACAGCCTTCAAAGGTGAAATCTTTGGCAGGGAAAAGctccttgttttttctctcagttGATACCAATGTTGGATCCTTTGGTTGCATTACCTCATGGACTGCAGTTATTCTCCAATGGGTTTTGCTGAGTTTTCTGCAAGACCAGTTGAAAGTGTTATGGGGCAGTTCGCTGACAAAACATCACCATAAGCTGGCTCTAAAAATGATTCTCCTTCGCATTCATTGTTGGTCACATTCCTTTACCATGTTCTAGTCGGTAAGACTCCATTCGTGTCGATCCTCTCGGTCTCATGCGTTTGTTCTCTCTCCTTACAAGGCAAGCTGATCAACGTCCGACTGTCCACCAGTCGGCTTCGCCCGGCCCCGGGAATGGGAGATCATACCGGCTGCTTTGTCTGCGGGAAACACGGTCATTGGTCGAAAGACTGTCAAGTCGGTCGGGACGATAGCTACGGCGATGGCACAAGATTTCGCAGCGTCCGGGAGCCCTCATATGCCATGGCCGCACCGCCACCAGCTGATTACTCTATGTATAATCGAGCTAGTTATGCTGGCGGgttgccgccgccgccgcctcctcctcccccgCCGCCCCCTCCCCCTAATCGTGGCTATGCCGCTCAGCTGGGGGATTGGTATGCGAGCCGAGCTGCAGGCGCATATGCAGACAGGTCATATGTCTATGATCGTAGCCGTCTCTACAGCAGTGCTGATTACTATGAGAAGTACAGAGCTCGGCCT from Gambusia affinis linkage group LG18, SWU_Gaff_1.0, whole genome shotgun sequence carries:
- the LOC122820440 gene encoding RNA-binding protein 4.1-like — its product is MVKIFIGNLASETTAQELRELFEKYGKISECDIVKNFGFVHMDNLSEAEEAIKNLHQTDLNGWRMNVEMSKGRPKFSTKLHVGNLSEEVTSEILRAKFEEFGKVVECDIVRNYAFVHMEKLADAMEAIDKMDNTAFKGKLINVRLSTSRLRPAPGMGDHTGCFVCGKHGHWSKDCQVGRDDSYGDGTRFRSVREPSYAMAAPPPADYSMYNRASYAGGLPPPPPPPPPPPPPPNRGYAAQLGDWYASRAAGAYADRSYVYDRSRLYSSADYYEKYRARPYGSSYFEERRLPYLPPPLPPPPPSSLPKVSPSVDPYDRQPVPPASSVPAYYTPEHNPIRRVPVVSAGYNYERKRLSPAPATTSSYSVSQPKEHYAQRYAPY